The following proteins are co-located in the Streptomyces sp. DT2A-34 genome:
- a CDS encoding TetR/AcrR family transcriptional regulator, translating into MTTEVKLSPRERLLEAAATLTYRDGVSIGVEALCKAAGVSKRSMYQLFESKDELLAASLKERASAYVATLLPAADDGGRSPRERILHVFEQVESQAGAPEFRGCRYLAVQIELKDQSHPASRVAHQVKANLTAFFRAEAEQGGAGDPDLLARQLSLVFDGASARAGIQADNLTGLIAPTVTTLLDAAGVR; encoded by the coding sequence CTCACCTACCGAGACGGCGTCAGCATCGGCGTCGAGGCGCTGTGCAAGGCGGCGGGGGTGTCGAAGCGCTCCATGTACCAGCTGTTCGAGAGCAAGGACGAACTCCTGGCAGCAAGCCTGAAGGAGCGCGCCTCCGCCTACGTGGCGACTCTCCTGCCCGCGGCGGACGACGGCGGCCGGTCACCCCGCGAGCGGATCCTGCACGTCTTCGAGCAGGTGGAATCACAGGCCGGCGCCCCCGAGTTCCGCGGCTGCCGGTACCTGGCCGTGCAGATCGAACTCAAGGACCAGAGTCACCCCGCGAGCCGGGTCGCCCATCAGGTCAAGGCGAACCTGACCGCCTTCTTCCGCGCCGAGGCCGAGCAGGGCGGGGCGGGCGATCCCGATCTGCTGGCCCGGCAGCTCAGCCTGGTCTTCGACGGCGCCAGCGCCCGCGCGGGAATCCAGGCCGACAACCTGACCGGGCTCATCGCACCCACGGTAACCACCCTGCTCGACGCGGCAGGCGTGCGCTGA
- a CDS encoding BTAD domain-containing putative transcriptional regulator yields MDLGPVKRQTVLAALLLRQGAVVGHDQLLDSVWGSEPPAGGRKVLPTHVNSLRRALDPEGTRPTESVIRSGKGWYRFVAEGVRLDTADLAERADEALHTLASGDLATATDQFAAAVELFRGEPLANLPGPFAQGERRRLLERRRVLRQERLKCLLLLRRFGDALDDFDGLSASDLYDESLVALRMRALYGVGRQAEALKAYEGMRRRLRDELGTSPREELRRVHEAVLRQDDTYLLPPPPPPPKPRESTSSAPAELPHDAAGFAGRTDELVRLHRLLPSEREPGRAGTVVISAIGGAAGIGKTALAVHWAHQVRDRFPDGQLYINLHGFDYDRSPLEPGEALELLLRSLGLAASEIPANHEAQGRVFRTLLAGRRMFVLLDNAASAEQVRPLLPGSATCCVVVTSRNRLGDLIARDGAHALRLDLLQPDEARALLSRALGADRVDADDMAVDELIRLCGSLPLALRVAAARLAGDPALRTADLVAEMTEGNRLEALEPDGDAGSPLRTAFSVSYRVLSPGARRLFRLLGLFPGAEFTVEAAAALLDVSLSRARRLLGALAAAHLIEAPTAGRYRFHDLLREYAQERAQVEEAVADREAALKRVLLRYLHTTRAVAGTWHFPELPDDLASGDQAGSLSATEAGRWLEAERANLLAVINHAAHYGPRPVAWHLVSALFGYFWLHLPRATWQALARTALDAAVAEGDLFGQAAMHHSLAVIQWDWGHVREAADHNTRELAISRELDWRTGKAGALGVGGFLEWSMARLDRAHEGLTAGLLITRETGNRYLEAFGLNGLGMVSRDLGRLREAADHLELVVRRNAGISWWDDSLALQILGWVYWELGRLSDGLRVLGPKVATDDRGGYRNGRAMMLDAVAKINVELGHHDKALAQTDRALAMVRDLGRPWIQAGILNTVAAAHRRLAHFDRSLDADTQALALAQKARFKRAEADSVLGLSLTHQQLGHHEEARSHAEQALCLAREYGFGVVEGQALTVLCRTAEAGSADAAAVALGREALAVHRETGHRLGEARTLMALARAHRKTDPAAAELMKRQARDIFSDVGVPETEYEDLDR; encoded by the coding sequence GTGGATCTGGGACCCGTCAAGCGCCAGACCGTGCTGGCCGCGCTGCTGCTCCGCCAAGGGGCCGTGGTCGGCCATGACCAACTGCTCGACTCGGTGTGGGGTTCGGAGCCGCCCGCGGGTGGTCGCAAGGTGTTGCCGACTCACGTCAACTCGCTGCGCAGGGCGCTCGATCCGGAAGGCACCCGGCCCACGGAGTCGGTGATCCGCAGCGGCAAGGGCTGGTACCGCTTCGTGGCCGAGGGCGTCCGGCTCGACACGGCGGACCTGGCCGAGCGGGCCGACGAGGCGCTGCACACCCTGGCGTCCGGCGACCTGGCCACCGCGACCGACCAGTTCGCCGCTGCCGTCGAGCTGTTCCGGGGAGAGCCCCTGGCCAACCTGCCGGGACCCTTCGCGCAGGGCGAGCGGCGGCGGTTGCTGGAGCGTCGGCGGGTGCTCCGACAGGAGCGGCTCAAGTGCCTTCTTCTGCTACGGCGGTTCGGCGACGCCCTCGACGACTTCGACGGCCTGTCCGCGTCCGACCTCTACGACGAGTCCCTGGTGGCCCTGCGCATGCGGGCCCTGTACGGCGTCGGACGTCAGGCGGAAGCGCTCAAGGCCTATGAGGGCATGCGCCGACGACTGCGCGACGAACTCGGAACCAGTCCCCGTGAGGAACTTCGCCGGGTGCACGAAGCGGTGCTGCGCCAGGACGACACCTACCTCCTCCCTCCCCCGCCTCCTCCCCCCAAGCCACGCGAGAGCACTTCGAGCGCACCCGCCGAACTGCCCCATGACGCGGCGGGGTTCGCCGGCCGAACCGACGAACTCGTCAGACTCCACCGGCTGCTTCCATCCGAGCGGGAGCCGGGACGGGCGGGCACCGTGGTCATCTCCGCCATCGGCGGCGCCGCCGGCATCGGCAAGACCGCGCTGGCCGTGCACTGGGCACATCAGGTACGCGACCGTTTCCCTGACGGCCAGCTCTACATCAACCTGCACGGCTTCGACTACGACCGCAGCCCCCTCGAACCCGGCGAGGCCCTTGAACTGCTGCTGCGCAGCCTGGGGCTCGCGGCGTCGGAGATCCCCGCGAACCACGAGGCCCAGGGCCGTGTGTTCCGGACCCTGCTGGCAGGCCGGCGCATGTTCGTCCTGCTGGACAACGCGGCCTCCGCCGAGCAGGTACGTCCGCTGCTCCCGGGCAGCGCGACCTGCTGCGTCGTCGTCACCAGCCGCAACCGCCTCGGCGACCTCATCGCCCGCGACGGGGCCCACGCCCTGCGTCTGGACCTTCTTCAGCCGGACGAGGCCCGCGCACTGCTGAGCCGGGCCCTCGGTGCGGACCGGGTCGACGCCGACGACATGGCCGTAGACGAGCTGATCCGGTTGTGCGGCAGTCTTCCGCTGGCCCTGCGCGTGGCCGCTGCCAGGCTCGCGGGCGATCCGGCCCTGCGGACGGCTGACCTCGTCGCCGAGATGACCGAGGGCAACAGGCTGGAGGCACTGGAGCCGGACGGTGACGCCGGCTCTCCTTTGCGTACGGCCTTTTCGGTGTCGTATCGCGTCCTGTCACCCGGTGCGCGCCGACTGTTCCGGCTGCTCGGCCTGTTCCCGGGGGCGGAGTTCACGGTCGAGGCCGCGGCGGCTCTTCTTGACGTATCGCTGTCGCGGGCCCGGCGGCTGCTCGGTGCGCTGGCCGCGGCGCATCTGATCGAAGCCCCGACGGCGGGCCGGTACCGGTTCCATGATCTGCTTCGTGAGTACGCGCAGGAGCGTGCGCAGGTGGAAGAGGCGGTGGCGGATCGCGAAGCCGCGTTGAAACGCGTCCTGCTCCGGTACCTGCACACCACTCGTGCCGTCGCCGGCACCTGGCACTTCCCGGAACTGCCCGACGACCTCGCATCCGGTGATCAAGCGGGCTCGTTGTCGGCTACCGAAGCCGGACGGTGGCTGGAGGCCGAGCGGGCGAATCTGCTCGCCGTCATCAACCATGCCGCCCACTACGGTCCCCGCCCCGTCGCCTGGCACCTGGTCTCCGCACTGTTCGGCTACTTCTGGCTTCATCTGCCGCGGGCGACGTGGCAGGCCCTTGCACGGACTGCGCTGGACGCGGCCGTGGCCGAGGGCGACCTGTTCGGCCAGGCAGCCATGCACCACAGCCTCGCGGTGATCCAGTGGGACTGGGGTCATGTCAGGGAGGCGGCGGATCACAACACGCGCGAACTGGCGATCAGCCGGGAGCTCGACTGGCGGACAGGAAAGGCCGGTGCTCTGGGCGTCGGAGGCTTCTTGGAATGGAGCATGGCGCGTCTCGACAGAGCGCACGAGGGTCTCACCGCCGGTCTGCTGATCACCCGTGAAACCGGGAACCGTTACCTCGAAGCGTTCGGGCTGAACGGCCTCGGTATGGTCTCCCGGGACCTGGGCCGACTGCGGGAGGCCGCGGACCACCTCGAACTGGTCGTCCGCCGCAATGCGGGAATCAGCTGGTGGGACGACAGCCTGGCGTTGCAGATTCTGGGCTGGGTCTACTGGGAACTCGGCCGTCTCAGTGACGGGCTGCGCGTCCTCGGCCCCAAGGTGGCCACTGACGACCGGGGCGGATACCGCAACGGCCGCGCGATGATGCTCGATGCCGTCGCAAAGATCAACGTCGAACTCGGGCACCACGACAAGGCGTTGGCACAGACCGACCGCGCCCTCGCCATGGTGAGGGACCTGGGACGGCCCTGGATTCAGGCCGGCATCCTCAACACGGTCGCCGCTGCCCACCGACGTCTGGCCCACTTCGACCGCTCCCTCGATGCCGACACGCAAGCCCTCGCGCTGGCCCAGAAGGCAAGATTCAAACGAGCCGAGGCGGACAGCGTCCTGGGGCTGTCCCTCACCCACCAGCAGCTGGGCCACCACGAAGAGGCCCGCAGTCATGCCGAGCAAGCACTGTGCCTGGCCCGTGAGTACGGGTTCGGTGTGGTGGAGGGCCAGGCCCTGACCGTCCTGTGTCGCACGGCGGAGGCCGGGTCCGCGGACGCCGCAGCCGTCGCCCTCGGTCGAGAGGCCCTGGCCGTACACCGCGAAACCGGACACCGCCTCGGCGAAGCCCGCACCCTCATGGCCCTCGCCCGCGCCCACCGGAAGACCGACCCCGCTGCCGCCGAACTGATGAAGCGGCAGGCACGGGACATCTTCTCGGACGTCGGCGTACCCGAGACGGAGTACGAGGACCTCGACCGGTGA
- a CDS encoding helix-turn-helix transcriptional regulator codes for MSEEEPHAIRIHLDRLLAERGMTLTELAAQVGITVVNLSVLKNGRAKAIRFSTLSRICDVLRCQPGDLITHDPAEPGP; via the coding sequence ATGTCCGAAGAGGAACCTCACGCGATCCGGATCCACCTCGACCGCCTTCTCGCCGAGCGCGGCATGACCCTTACCGAGCTGGCCGCGCAAGTGGGTATCACCGTCGTCAACCTGTCCGTACTGAAAAACGGACGGGCCAAGGCCATCCGCTTCTCGACCCTGTCGAGGATCTGCGATGTCCTCCGGTGCCAGCCGGGAGACCTGATCACCCACGACCCCGCCGAGCCGGGGCCATAG
- a CDS encoding DUF2975 domain-containing protein has protein sequence MDTRLTRALASVTSALAVLCGLAFIGTGATHMLDDGAVCVQTDFWRNASLADSLPVGAGVEVSSSATRLCQDSPSVGQRAADLGGELPWLLFGALALLLFSRLLKAVLLQGPFTEAVAQRLSVLGWFVAVGTPLAGLTAGWSRSWLVGSMAPIVGSGPAVSGPLVLVLAGLAAVIMGKIMREGVRMREDLEGTI, from the coding sequence ATGGACACGCGACTCACGAGGGCCCTGGCCTCGGTGACCTCTGCGCTGGCGGTGCTCTGCGGACTCGCCTTCATAGGCACGGGGGCCACGCACATGCTCGACGACGGGGCGGTCTGCGTGCAGACGGACTTCTGGCGCAACGCCTCGCTGGCGGACTCACTGCCGGTGGGCGCGGGCGTGGAGGTGTCCAGCAGCGCCACGCGCCTGTGCCAGGACAGTCCCTCTGTGGGGCAGCGCGCCGCCGATCTCGGGGGCGAACTGCCCTGGCTGCTGTTCGGTGCGCTCGCGCTGCTGCTCTTCTCCCGACTGCTGAAGGCCGTCCTGCTGCAGGGGCCGTTCACCGAGGCGGTGGCGCAACGGCTCTCCGTTCTCGGCTGGTTCGTCGCCGTGGGTACGCCGCTGGCCGGCCTCACCGCCGGCTGGTCGCGATCCTGGCTCGTCGGGAGCATGGCGCCGATCGTCGGTTCTGGCCCTGCGGTCTCCGGGCCGCTGGTGCTCGTCCTCGCCGGCCTCGCCGCGGTGATCATGGGGAAGATCATGCGCGAGGGCGTGCGCATGCGAGAGGACCTCGAAGGGACCATCTGA
- a CDS encoding ABC transporter ATP-binding protein, which produces MNELHVEGLTKSYGAGAGAGEPVLRELQLTVPAGALAAVLGPSGCGKTTMLRIVAGFLRADAGTVRLGDRVLAGPGVHLPPERRRIGIVPQEGALFPHLSVARNVAFGLKGLDRAERRRRTEELLELVGLAGYGDRMPHELSGGQQQRVALARALAPRPRLVLLDEPFNALDSALRTGVRSDVRAALRTTGATAVLVTHDQQEALSTADLVAVVRDGRVAQCATPQDLYRRPADPWIADFVGDAVLLPGTIDNDSDGTARTVLGPVPLATPPGGVRAGTVLLRPEQLRLTDVDSEGAVRGTVTDVCYYGHDAMVTVAVEGHGIPVAIRVAGPLAVRPGEETGIRVVGEAGLHA; this is translated from the coding sequence ATGAACGAACTGCACGTGGAAGGACTCACCAAGTCCTACGGAGCCGGAGCGGGGGCCGGAGAGCCGGTCCTGCGGGAACTGCAACTCACCGTCCCGGCAGGCGCGTTGGCCGCCGTACTCGGCCCCTCCGGCTGCGGCAAGACCACCATGCTGCGGATCGTCGCCGGGTTCCTGCGCGCCGACGCGGGCACGGTCCGGCTCGGCGACCGGGTGCTTGCCGGGCCGGGCGTCCATCTGCCGCCGGAGCGCCGCCGTATCGGCATCGTGCCCCAGGAGGGCGCCCTCTTCCCGCATCTGAGCGTGGCCCGCAACGTCGCCTTCGGGCTGAAGGGCCTCGACCGGGCCGAACGGCGGCGCCGCACAGAGGAGTTGCTGGAACTGGTCGGCCTCGCCGGATACGGCGACCGCATGCCGCACGAACTGTCCGGCGGTCAGCAACAGCGCGTCGCGCTGGCCCGCGCGCTCGCCCCGCGCCCCCGACTCGTGCTTCTGGACGAGCCGTTCAACGCCCTCGACAGCGCGCTGCGGACGGGAGTGCGGTCCGACGTACGGGCCGCGCTGCGGACGACCGGCGCCACGGCGGTCCTCGTCACCCACGACCAGCAGGAGGCCCTGTCCACCGCTGACCTCGTCGCCGTCGTACGGGACGGCCGGGTCGCCCAGTGCGCCACCCCACAGGACCTCTACCGCCGCCCCGCCGACCCCTGGATCGCCGACTTCGTCGGCGACGCCGTCCTGCTCCCCGGCACCATCGACAACGACAGCGACGGCACGGCCCGGACCGTCCTGGGCCCCGTGCCCCTCGCCACCCCGCCGGGCGGCGTGCGCGCCGGCACGGTCCTGCTCCGTCCGGAACAGCTCCGGCTGACCGACGTGGACAGCGAGGGCGCGGTCAGGGGCACGGTGACCGACGTCTGCTACTACGGCCACGACGCCATGGTCACCGTGGCGGTCGAGGGCCACGGCATCCCGGTCGCCATCCGCGTCGCGGGCCCGCTCGCGGTCCGTCCCGGGGAGGAGACGGGCATCCGTGTGGTGGGAGAGGCGGGCCTTCACGCATAG